A single genomic interval of Oncorhynchus mykiss isolate Arlee chromosome 13, USDA_OmykA_1.1, whole genome shotgun sequence harbors:
- the LOC110485819 gene encoding uncharacterized protein LOC110485819, which translates to MVMSLLKCLLFFFSFNELTTAAEAILWVKTGEKFTMKCSTTLKDQEGMYLYVGLDRDREVLYYHQRDSKLTPRKGYWDRVKTEGSVDQLTITISNLTIEDTGVYWCVYTTFNEATYENDFNQGNGSTLVVVNDDVLQLPCPTATAVTLTPFHPAIEKPCASSVVNIIIIIIITSLLTILMCAVIFLIWLPPQVKRCCKQGGSTPQVIPESVYEAMARNHTCPPDTHVESYP; encoded by the exons atggtgatgtcaCTGCTGAAGTGTTTGCTGTTCTTCTTCTCATTCAATGAATTGACCACAGCAGCAG AAGCCATTCTCTGGGTGAAGACAGGGGAGAAGTTTACCATGAAGTGCTCCACCACTCTAAAAGACCAGGAAGGAATGTACCTGTATGTTGGgctggacagggacagggaggtgTTGTATTACCACCAGCGTGACTCCAAGCTGACCCCCAGGAAAGGCTACTGGGACAGAGTGAAGACTGAGGGATCTGTGGACCAACTGACCATCACCATCAGTAACCTGACCATAGAGGACACAGGAGTCTACTGGTGTGTTTACACAACATTCAATGAAGCCACGTATGAAAATGATTTTAACCAAGGAAATGGCTCCACTCTGGTCGTGGTGAATG ACGATGTCTTACAGCTGCCATGTCCTACAGCTACTGCAGTAACGCTGACCCCCTTTCACCCAGCCATTGAGAAGCCGTGCGCATCTAGCGTGgtaaacatcatcatcatcatcatcatcaccagccTCTTGACCATCCTGATGTGTGCTGTCATCTTCCTCATCTGGCTCCCTCCACAG GTGAAGAGGTGCTGTAAACAGGGAGGATCCACACCCCAGGTCATTCCTGAGAGTGTCTATGAAGCCATGGCCAGGAATCACACTTGTCCACCTGATACACATGTAGAATCGTACCCCTAG